In Mycobacterium gallinarum, a single window of DNA contains:
- a CDS encoding AI-2E family transporter, with the protein MSAGLSDADQAVSPLVRKAAAWSWRLLVIGAAVVAVLWVVQRLELIVVPVALATMVAALLLPAVDFLDRLGVPRGVAVALMLLSGIAVVGGILTFVVSQFVEGLPDLAEQVGQSIEGLGNWLSSGPLHVGGDQIKQARETALEALRDNQEKVTSGALSTAGTLTEIVTGALLVLFTLIFLLHGGRNIFGFLTKIFPENVQPRVHEAGRAGFRSLIGYVRATFLVALVDAVGIGTGLAIMGIPLALPLASLVFLGAFIPLVGAVVAGFLAVIVALIAKGLIYALITLGLIIAVQQLEGHVLQPLVMGRAVSIHPLAVVLAIAAGGITAGIVGALLAVPAVAFLNSAARVLLARDPAAEEAAQATGDEAVIQATPDDIGDSGKD; encoded by the coding sequence ATGTCCGCGGGTCTATCTGACGCAGACCAGGCGGTCAGCCCGCTGGTCCGTAAGGCCGCGGCGTGGTCGTGGCGGCTGCTGGTCATCGGGGCCGCGGTCGTCGCGGTGCTCTGGGTGGTCCAGCGTCTCGAGTTGATCGTCGTGCCGGTCGCCCTGGCGACGATGGTGGCGGCGCTGCTGTTGCCCGCGGTCGACTTCCTTGATCGCCTTGGCGTTCCGCGTGGCGTCGCGGTCGCATTGATGCTGCTGTCTGGTATCGCGGTCGTAGGCGGCATCCTCACTTTCGTCGTCAGCCAGTTCGTCGAGGGTTTGCCCGACCTTGCCGAGCAGGTCGGCCAGAGCATCGAGGGTCTGGGTAACTGGCTGTCCAGCGGCCCGCTGCATGTCGGCGGCGACCAGATCAAGCAGGCCCGCGAGACCGCCCTCGAGGCGCTGCGTGACAACCAGGAGAAGGTGACCAGCGGCGCGCTGTCGACGGCGGGCACACTCACCGAAATCGTCACCGGCGCGCTGCTCGTGCTTTTCACCCTGATCTTCCTGCTGCACGGTGGCCGCAACATCTTCGGGTTCCTTACGAAGATCTTCCCCGAGAACGTGCAGCCGCGCGTCCATGAGGCCGGCCGGGCGGGGTTCCGGTCGCTCATCGGCTATGTGCGCGCGACGTTCCTGGTGGCGCTCGTCGACGCGGTGGGTATCGGCACCGGCCTGGCCATCATGGGCATTCCGCTGGCACTTCCGTTGGCGTCGTTGGTGTTTCTCGGTGCGTTCATCCCCCTGGTCGGTGCGGTGGTCGCCGGATTTCTGGCCGTCATCGTCGCGCTGATCGCCAAAGGCTTGATCTATGCACTCATCACCCTCGGCCTGATCATCGCCGTCCAGCAGCTCGAGGGGCATGTGTTGCAGCCGCTGGTGATGGGTCGTGCGGTGTCGATCCATCCGCTGGCTGTCGTGCTGGCCATCGCCGCGGGTGGCATCACGGCGGGCATCGTCGGGGCACTACTCGCGGTGCCCGCGGTCGCCTTCCTCAACAGTGCGGCGAGGGTGCTGCTCGCCAGGGATCCCGCGGCGGAGGAGGCCGCGCAGGCCACCGGGGACGAAGCCGTCATCCAGGCGACCCCGGATGACATCGGGGACAGCGGCAAGGACTAG
- a CDS encoding M23 family metallopeptidase — MRTLAVPALFAVSLLLAAGCSSSSAPPAPSTTSTSPTTNAGPIRGPEQPVVTPLIGSVLAPPIPVPATDGRVHLAYEVQLTNVLSQEVTLTSLAALDRDVSLLKLVGERLADRTRVVGNPTPTTKIGPAQTAVVWLDVALEKDAAVPEQLVHAISLSLPDPKPPLFGATMTIDIAPTAVESRKPIAISPPLSGPDWLNGDGCCGTSAHRMALNPIDGQLWAAERYAIDYVQLRPDGTLFSGDRSKLDSYSYFGADIRAVSDGPVIAAVDGMPEQIPGASPTGLELNQYAGNHIVQDLGNGNYALYAHIKTGAVKVAVGDRLTAGQVIGAVGNTGNSDAPHLHFHVMSSPDPLRSNGLPFVFSRFRLDSRVSEPASNLNVLFDGKPAPMQPGFTARDENSVMPMELDVMTYADR, encoded by the coding sequence ATGCGAACCCTCGCTGTCCCTGCACTTTTCGCTGTCTCGCTGCTGCTGGCCGCCGGCTGCTCGTCCTCGTCCGCGCCACCGGCGCCGTCGACGACATCGACCTCCCCGACCACCAATGCCGGGCCGATCCGCGGGCCCGAACAGCCGGTGGTCACCCCGTTGATCGGCAGCGTGCTGGCCCCGCCGATCCCCGTGCCGGCGACCGATGGCCGCGTGCACCTGGCCTATGAGGTTCAGCTGACCAATGTGCTCTCCCAAGAGGTGACACTCACCTCGCTGGCCGCGCTGGACCGCGACGTCTCGCTGCTCAAGCTGGTCGGCGAGCGGCTCGCCGACAGGACTCGCGTCGTCGGAAACCCTACGCCGACAACGAAAATCGGACCCGCGCAGACCGCCGTCGTTTGGCTCGACGTCGCGCTGGAGAAGGATGCCGCTGTACCGGAGCAGTTGGTGCACGCCATCAGCCTGTCGCTGCCCGACCCGAAGCCGCCGCTGTTCGGAGCGACCATGACCATCGACATCGCCCCGACGGCGGTAGAGTCCCGCAAGCCGATAGCGATCTCGCCGCCGCTGTCAGGACCGGACTGGCTGAACGGCGACGGCTGCTGCGGCACCAGCGCACACCGGATGGCGCTCAACCCGATCGACGGCCAACTGTGGGCCGCCGAGCGGTACGCGATCGACTATGTCCAGCTTCGGCCGGACGGAACGCTGTTCTCCGGTGACCGTTCGAAGCTGGACAGCTACTCCTACTTCGGCGCTGACATCCGCGCCGTATCCGACGGTCCGGTCATCGCGGCCGTCGACGGGATGCCCGAGCAGATCCCCGGTGCGAGCCCCACTGGACTGGAGTTGAACCAGTACGCCGGAAACCACATCGTCCAGGATCTCGGGAACGGCAACTATGCGCTGTACGCCCACATCAAGACGGGCGCGGTCAAAGTAGCAGTCGGCGACCGCCTCACCGCCGGCCAAGTGATCGGCGCGGTCGGCAACACCGGCAACAGCGATGCACCGCATCTGCACTTCCATGTCATGAGCTCACCGGATCCCTTGCGCTCGAACGGCCTTCCGTTCGTGTTCTCCAGATTCCGGCTCGACTCGAGGGTCTCCGAACCGGCGAGCAACCTGAATGTGCTGTTCGACGGTAAACCCGCACCGATGCAACCCGGATTCACCGCGCGTGACGAAAACAGCGTCATGCCAATGGAACTGGACGTGATGACCTATGCCGATCGATAG
- a CDS encoding MMPL family transporter yields the protein MFAWWGRMVYRFRYSVIGVMVALCLGGGVFGISLGENVTQSGFYDEGSQSVHASVTADEAYGRDRTSHVVAILTPPDGKKVDDPEWMKKVTDELNQLVADHEDKMVGWVGWLRAPNSDDPTVQQMKTSDMSTTFISVPLKGDDDDTILKNYQAIEPDLREVNDGNIQLAGLQPLASELTGTIGEDQKRAEVAAIPLVCVVLFFVFGGVVAAALPGIIGGLTIAGALGIMRLLAEFMPVHFFAQPVVTLMGLGIAVDYGLFMVSRFREEIAEGYDTEAAVRRSVMTSGRTIMFSAVILVASSVPLLLFPQGFLKSITYAIIASVMLAAILSITVLPAALAILGSRVDALGVRWLMKFAEPDTIRSDPGNPRTNTFAIASIPTGLLLPPVGIALGHLARKRIRETGEQGAQFALIGLTLGYITLLGGLAYAISASKDTLGTALYWVLMGIVIFVAVVVFGVVLARYVPLARTPIVWWLNWLAEKTQKTKTRAEVEKGFWGKLVNVVMKRPVAFAAPIAIAMIVLVIPLGQLALGGISEKYLPPDNSVRSAQENFDKTFPGFRTEPLTLVIENTDGQPVTDQQVAEIRSKAMTVPGFIEPDGDPAKMWQARGGESTDPSVRVIQNGLIDRNDAAKKVDELRSISPPRGLTISVGGTPALEQDSIHALFDKLPLMVTILIVTTTILMFLAFGSVVLPIKAAVMSALTLGSTMGVLTWMFVDGHGSGLMNYTPQPLMAPMIGLIIAVIWGLSTDYEVFLVSRMVEARERGMSTAEAIRIGTATTGRLITGAALVLAVVAGAFVFSDLVMMKYLAFGLLIALLLDATIVRMFLVPAIMKLLGDDCWWAPRWMKRIQERLGLGETELPDERRRPAVRESVENPEALVGAGAPAPARPRPPHDPTHPAAEGASRPGAASRAAAPPRTNAPSSTGTTRMPAGRPQADEPQTTRLSTARDAVRNAVHNAASATRGAAGPPPPREEREIESWLGELRGTGAPAGQPAPPPSRRPATEARGRPSTASTRKMPGAAAPESQGPVPPPQGRAQPQAQPDDAATTAIPAQRAEDSDTATEKLNAAAEEQPKRRGGGVSAADLLRREGRM from the coding sequence GTGTTCGCCTGGTGGGGTCGGATGGTGTACCGGTTTCGGTACTCCGTCATCGGCGTCATGGTTGCACTGTGTCTCGGTGGCGGCGTGTTCGGCATCAGTCTGGGCGAGAACGTCACGCAGAGCGGCTTCTATGACGAGGGCAGCCAGTCTGTCCATGCCTCGGTAACCGCCGACGAGGCTTACGGGCGTGACCGAACGAGCCACGTGGTGGCGATACTCACGCCGCCCGACGGCAAGAAGGTCGACGACCCCGAGTGGATGAAGAAGGTCACCGACGAGCTCAACCAGCTCGTCGCCGACCACGAGGACAAGATGGTCGGCTGGGTGGGCTGGCTGCGTGCCCCCAACAGCGACGACCCGACGGTCCAGCAGATGAAGACGTCGGACATGTCGACGACGTTCATCAGCGTCCCGCTCAAGGGCGATGACGACGACACGATCCTGAAGAACTACCAGGCGATCGAGCCCGACCTGCGCGAGGTCAACGACGGCAACATCCAGCTCGCCGGCCTGCAACCGCTGGCCAGCGAGCTCACCGGCACCATCGGCGAGGACCAGAAGCGCGCCGAGGTGGCCGCCATCCCGCTGGTCTGTGTCGTGCTGTTCTTCGTCTTCGGCGGCGTGGTCGCGGCCGCCCTTCCGGGCATCATCGGTGGTCTGACCATCGCGGGCGCACTTGGCATCATGCGGCTGCTCGCCGAGTTCATGCCGGTGCACTTCTTCGCCCAACCCGTGGTCACGCTCATGGGTCTCGGTATCGCGGTCGACTACGGCCTCTTCATGGTGAGCCGGTTCCGCGAGGAGATCGCCGAGGGCTACGACACCGAGGCTGCCGTACGCCGCTCGGTGATGACGTCGGGGCGCACCATCATGTTCTCGGCGGTCATCCTCGTGGCGTCCTCGGTGCCGCTGTTGCTGTTCCCGCAGGGCTTCCTGAAGTCGATCACCTACGCGATCATCGCGTCGGTCATGCTCGCGGCGATCCTGTCGATCACCGTGCTGCCGGCCGCGCTCGCCATTCTCGGCTCACGGGTCGACGCCCTCGGCGTGCGCTGGCTGATGAAGTTCGCCGAGCCGGACACCATCAGGTCCGACCCGGGCAACCCGCGCACCAATACGTTCGCGATCGCCTCGATCCCGACCGGCCTGCTGCTCCCGCCGGTGGGTATCGCGCTCGGACATTTGGCGCGCAAGCGCATCAGGGAGACCGGTGAGCAGGGCGCGCAGTTTGCGCTCATCGGCCTCACGCTCGGTTACATCACCCTGCTGGGCGGTCTCGCCTACGCCATCTCGGCTTCGAAGGACACCCTCGGCACCGCCCTCTACTGGGTGTTGATGGGCATCGTCATCTTCGTCGCCGTGGTTGTCTTCGGCGTCGTGCTCGCGCGCTATGTCCCGCTGGCCCGCACCCCGATCGTGTGGTGGCTGAATTGGCTCGCCGAGAAGACGCAGAAGACCAAGACGCGCGCCGAGGTCGAGAAGGGCTTCTGGGGCAAGCTCGTCAACGTCGTGATGAAGCGGCCCGTCGCCTTCGCCGCACCCATCGCGATCGCCATGATCGTGCTCGTCATCCCGCTGGGGCAGCTGGCGCTCGGCGGCATCAGCGAGAAGTACCTGCCGCCCGACAACTCGGTCCGCTCGGCGCAGGAGAACTTCGACAAGACCTTCCCCGGATTCCGCACCGAACCGCTGACGTTGGTGATCGAGAACACCGACGGCCAGCCGGTCACCGACCAGCAGGTCGCAGAGATCCGCAGTAAGGCCATGACGGTCCCCGGGTTCATCGAGCCCGATGGCGATCCCGCCAAGATGTGGCAGGCCCGCGGCGGGGAGTCCACCGATCCGTCCGTGCGCGTCATCCAGAACGGCTTGATCGACCGCAACGACGCCGCGAAGAAGGTCGACGAGCTGCGCTCGATCTCCCCGCCTCGTGGACTCACGATCTCCGTCGGCGGTACCCCCGCGCTGGAGCAGGACAGCATCCACGCCCTGTTCGACAAGCTGCCGTTGATGGTGACCATCCTGATCGTCACCACGACCATCCTGATGTTCCTGGCATTCGGTTCGGTGGTGTTGCCGATCAAGGCCGCGGTGATGAGCGCGCTCACGCTCGGCTCCACGATGGGCGTGCTGACGTGGATGTTCGTCGACGGCCACGGCTCCGGCCTGATGAACTACACACCACAGCCGCTGATGGCTCCGATGATCGGTCTGATCATCGCGGTGATCTGGGGTCTGTCCACCGACTACGAGGTATTCCTGGTGTCCCGAATGGTGGAGGCCCGCGAACGTGGCATGTCCACCGCCGAGGCGATCCGCATCGGTACAGCCACCACGGGCCGGCTGATCACCGGCGCCGCACTGGTTCTCGCGGTCGTCGCGGGTGCGTTCGTGTTCTCCGACCTCGTGATGATGAAGTACCTCGCGTTCGGCCTGCTGATCGCCCTGCTGCTAGACGCCACCATCGTCCGTATGTTCCTCGTGCCCGCGATCATGAAGCTGCTCGGCGACGACTGCTGGTGGGCGCCGCGCTGGATGAAACGGATCCAGGAACGCCTCGGCCTCGGTGAGACCGAGCTGCCCGACGAGCGCAGGCGGCCCGCGGTGCGCGAATCCGTCGAGAACCCCGAAGCTCTGGTGGGTGCCGGCGCACCGGCGCCCGCCCGTCCCCGCCCGCCGCACGATCCCACACATCCGGCGGCCGAGGGCGCATCGCGTCCCGGCGCTGCCAGCCGGGCCGCCGCGCCGCCACGGACGAATGCGCCATCGAGCACGGGGACGACGCGCATGCCGGCCGGACGCCCGCAGGCAGACGAACCGCAGACCACGCGCCTGTCGACCGCACGGGACGCGGTACGCAACGCCGTGCACAATGCCGCGTCCGCCACCCGCGGGGCCGCCGGTCCCCCGCCCCCGCGGGAAGAACGCGAGATCGAGTCGTGGCTCGGCGAACTGCGCGGCACCGGCGCGCCTGCCGGTCAGCCGGCGCCGCCGCCCAGCAGAAGGCCGGCCACCGAGGCACGGGGCCGCCCGTCGACCGCGTCCACCCGCAAGATGCCGGGTGCGGCCGCACCGGAAAGCCAGGGTCCGGTGCCCCCGCCGCAAGGCAGGGCGCAGCCTCAAGCGCAGCCCGACGACGCAGCGACGACCGCGATTCCCGCTCAACGCGCCGAGGATTCAGACACCGCCACCGAGAAGCTCAACGCCGCCGCCGAAGAGCAGCCGAAGCGGCGTGGCGGCGGAGTGAGCGCCGCGGATCTGCTGCGCCGCGAAGGGCGGATGTAG
- the trmB gene encoding tRNA (guanosine(46)-N7)-methyltransferase TrmB, with protein sequence MLSGSGGVGLPAQPAPAELPAQPAPAELPAQPAPAELPAQPADVGAPPPSHLHPRVTSFRTRRTTLSSAQQATWDRLWPELGMHARDGDGPVPALDIEAWFGRTAPIVVEIGCGAGTSTLAMAQAEPDIDVVAVEVYRRGLAQLLSGIDRERVRNIRLVRGDGVDVLQYMFGADSLTGVRVFFPDPWPKARHHKRRLLQPATMALIADRLRPGGVLHAATDHMGYAEHIAEVGDAEPRLRRVGAEDALPISVDRPVTKYERKALAGPVVTELLWEKAE encoded by the coding sequence ATGCTTTCGGGTAGCGGGGGTGTGGGACTGCCGGCTCAGCCGGCCCCTGCCGAACTGCCGGCTCAGCCGGCCCCTGCCGAACTGCCGGCTCAGCCAGCCCCTGCCGAACTGCCGGCTCAGCCGGCGGATGTCGGGGCACCACCCCCGTCACATCTGCATCCCCGGGTGACCAGCTTCAGAACCCGCCGGACGACGCTGAGCAGTGCACAGCAGGCCACGTGGGACCGGCTCTGGCCTGAGTTGGGCATGCACGCCCGCGACGGCGACGGCCCGGTTCCCGCGTTGGACATCGAGGCGTGGTTCGGGCGCACGGCGCCGATCGTCGTCGAGATCGGCTGCGGAGCGGGCACCTCGACACTGGCGATGGCCCAGGCAGAACCGGACATCGATGTGGTTGCCGTCGAGGTCTACCGTCGCGGGCTGGCACAACTGCTGTCCGGTATCGACCGGGAACGCGTCCGTAATATCCGCCTGGTCCGCGGCGACGGCGTCGACGTCCTGCAGTACATGTTCGGGGCGGACTCGCTGACCGGGGTGCGGGTCTTCTTCCCCGACCCGTGGCCCAAGGCGCGCCACCACAAGCGCAGGCTGCTGCAGCCCGCGACCATGGCGCTGATCGCCGACCGGTTGCGGCCCGGCGGTGTGCTGCACGCCGCGACGGACCACATGGGTTACGCCGAACACATCGCCGAGGTGGGTGACGCCGAACCGCGGTTGCGCCGCGTGGGCGCCGAGGACGCCCTTCCCATATCGGTCGATCGGCCGGTGACGAAGTACGAGCGCAAGGCTCTCGCCGGCCCCGTCGTGACCGAACTGCTCTGGGAGAAGGCCGAATGA
- a CDS encoding DUF3054 domain-containing protein — protein sequence MPIDSAGQTRPALTALATDVVCVVVFCTIGRRSHAEGLTLSGIAETAWPFLVGTLTGWLLSRAWQRPAALVPTGVAVWLCTVVVGMLLRKLTSAGVAPSFIVVASLSTALLLLGWRAGVALLSRG from the coding sequence ATGCCGATCGATAGCGCCGGACAGACCCGCCCCGCATTGACCGCGTTGGCGACCGACGTCGTCTGCGTCGTCGTCTTCTGCACGATCGGCCGGCGCAGTCACGCCGAAGGGTTGACCCTTTCCGGCATCGCCGAGACGGCCTGGCCTTTCCTGGTCGGCACGCTCACCGGCTGGCTGTTGTCGAGGGCCTGGCAGCGTCCGGCCGCACTGGTGCCCACCGGCGTGGCGGTGTGGTTGTGCACCGTGGTGGTGGGCATGCTGCTGCGCAAACTCACCTCCGCCGGAGTGGCACCGAGTTTCATTGTTGTGGCGTCACTTTCGACGGCCCTCCTGTTACTGGGCTGGCGTGCCGGGGTCGCCCTGCTCAGTCGCGGCTGA
- a CDS encoding sensor histidine kinase: MRLPRFLRSASLRTRVAVASAAAAAAVVAVFTIATSVVLANNDAAQLDRRLDSIIDASMRPEQLQDPRRGVLTTGRSESTGQVVFQRGFQLPPLPPGTDTVEVNGVEYRVRTLPVDQPDGVLMSIGIRADSILLSASRIPLYAAAGLLTVLIAALLGWMLAGPAIRPLRKLTEHTKQLRRGSEEMPKVHGAREAEDLSEAMSAMLSRLTAAQRATTNSLQAAQDFAANAAHELRTPLTAMRADLDTLRIHDLPAEERDEVVADLSRAQRRVEAIITALGQLASGQLAQAEDRELIDITDMLDRVARENMRLRDDVEIVVEAKDDLGVIWGWPSGLRLAVDNLVRNAIQHGQATRIVLEALRERDEIVIIVDDNGRGLPVEEHKAVLGRFSRGTTAAPGGSGLGLALVAQQAALHRGSIELSDGPLGGLRATLTVSAATEQGDPGTPAQ; the protein is encoded by the coding sequence GTGAGACTTCCGCGGTTCCTGCGATCCGCGTCGCTGCGCACCAGAGTTGCCGTCGCGTCGGCAGCCGCAGCGGCCGCGGTGGTCGCGGTGTTCACGATCGCGACGTCGGTGGTTCTCGCGAATAACGATGCGGCACAACTGGATCGCCGACTCGATTCGATCATCGACGCCAGTATGCGTCCCGAACAGCTACAGGATCCGCGCCGCGGAGTGCTGACGACAGGACGGTCCGAATCCACCGGACAGGTGGTGTTCCAGCGGGGCTTCCAGTTGCCGCCGCTGCCGCCGGGCACCGACACGGTGGAAGTCAACGGGGTCGAGTACCGGGTACGCACGCTGCCCGTCGACCAGCCCGACGGCGTCTTGATGTCGATCGGTATCCGCGCCGACAGCATCCTGTTGAGCGCCTCCAGAATTCCGCTGTACGCCGCGGCGGGCCTGCTCACGGTGCTGATCGCCGCGCTGCTGGGATGGATGCTGGCGGGCCCAGCGATCCGGCCGCTGCGCAAGCTGACCGAACACACCAAGCAGTTGCGCCGGGGCAGCGAGGAGATGCCCAAGGTGCATGGGGCGCGGGAAGCCGAAGACCTCTCCGAGGCGATGTCGGCGATGCTGAGTCGACTGACGGCCGCGCAGCGGGCGACCACCAACTCGCTGCAGGCCGCCCAGGATTTCGCGGCCAACGCCGCCCACGAGCTGCGAACGCCGCTGACGGCGATGCGCGCCGATCTGGACACGCTGCGAATCCACGACCTCCCCGCCGAGGAGCGCGACGAGGTGGTGGCCGACCTGTCCCGGGCACAGCGACGGGTGGAGGCGATCATCACCGCGCTGGGGCAACTGGCGTCAGGTCAACTGGCGCAGGCCGAAGATCGCGAACTCATCGACATCACCGACATGCTCGACCGGGTAGCCCGGGAGAACATGCGCCTGCGCGATGACGTCGAGATCGTCGTCGAGGCGAAGGACGACCTCGGTGTCATCTGGGGCTGGCCGAGCGGTCTGCGGCTGGCCGTCGACAACCTGGTGCGCAACGCGATCCAGCACGGCCAGGCGACGCGGATCGTGCTGGAGGCACTGCGGGAGCGCGACGAGATCGTCATCATCGTGGACGACAACGGCCGCGGTCTGCCCGTCGAGGAGCACAAGGCCGTTCTCGGCCGATTCTCCCGCGGCACCACCGCGGCGCCGGGCGGCTCCGGGCTCGGCCTCGCGCTCGTGGCGCAGCAGGCGGCGCTGCATCGCGGCAGCATCGAGCTGAGCGACGGGCCGCTCGGCGGGTTGCGCGCGACCCTGACCGTGTCAGCCGCGACTGAGCAGGGCGACCCCGGCACGCCAGCCCAGTAA
- a CDS encoding NYN domain-containing protein — protein MSLTEDMTQIAEVSDTPAATGRVLLVWDAPNLDMGLGSILGGRPTAAHRPRFDALGRWLLSRTAELSATRPDVSLEPEATVFTNIAPGSADVVRPWVEALRNVGFAVFAKPKIDEDSDVDIDMLNHIALRRSEGLAGVLVASADGQAFKQPLEEIARDGVPVQVLGFREHASWALASDTLVFVDLEDIPGVFREPLPRIGLDSLPEQGAWLQPFRPLSSLLTSRVNN, from the coding sequence ATGAGCCTCACCGAAGACATGACACAGATCGCTGAGGTGTCCGACACACCCGCTGCGACCGGCCGGGTGCTGCTGGTCTGGGATGCGCCGAACCTGGACATGGGCCTCGGCTCGATCCTCGGCGGTCGCCCCACCGCGGCACACCGGCCCCGGTTCGACGCGCTGGGACGCTGGCTGCTGTCGCGCACAGCCGAGCTGTCGGCCACGCGGCCCGATGTCTCGCTGGAGCCCGAAGCGACGGTGTTCACGAACATCGCCCCTGGTAGCGCCGATGTGGTTCGACCTTGGGTGGAGGCATTGCGTAACGTCGGTTTCGCGGTGTTCGCGAAGCCGAAGATCGATGAGGACAGTGACGTCGACATCGACATGCTCAATCACATCGCGCTTCGCAGGAGTGAGGGACTGGCCGGTGTGCTGGTGGCTTCGGCCGACGGTCAGGCGTTCAAACAGCCGTTGGAGGAAATCGCCCGCGACGGCGTGCCTGTGCAGGTGCTCGGATTTCGCGAACATGCGAGCTGGGCGCTAGCGTCGGATACCTTGGTGTTCGTCGACCTGGAGGACATTCCTGGTGTTTTCCGGGAGCCATTGCCGCGGATCGGCCTCGATTCGCTGCCCGAACAGGGGGCTTGGCTGCAGCCGTTCCGGCCGCTGTCATCGCTACTGACCTCGCGCGTCAACAACTGA
- a CDS encoding lysylphosphatidylglycerol synthase transmembrane domain-containing protein yields the protein MSHDAPARESRGQDRPARGKYWWLRWAIIAVAVVVLSVELTLVRDQLANAWRSLYSANWWWVLAAVGAAMASMHFFGDIQRKLLRSACVPVHQWRSQAAFYAGNSLSTTLPGGPVLSATFIYRQQRRWGASPVIASWQLVMSGALQVISLTLLGIGSAFFLGAKHNPFSLIFTLAGFIMLIVLAQAVASRPDLLDGIGVRVLSWVNYVRAKPADKGLAKWRETLAQLESVNLTRRQLGVAFVWSMMTLVTGVGTLLFACFAAGGKPSLLGVVVAYVAARAVGSIPLMPGGLLVVEAVLVPGLVSSGMTLASAISAMLIYRMVSWIFIAAIGWVVFFFMFRTEAELDPDAEPDS from the coding sequence GTGTCGCACGACGCGCCGGCGCGCGAGTCCCGCGGTCAGGACCGCCCCGCGCGCGGCAAGTACTGGTGGCTGCGGTGGGCGATCATCGCCGTGGCCGTCGTCGTGCTGTCCGTCGAACTGACGCTGGTACGCGACCAGCTCGCCAACGCCTGGCGCAGCCTGTACTCCGCGAACTGGTGGTGGGTGCTGGCCGCGGTGGGCGCGGCGATGGCGTCGATGCACTTCTTCGGAGACATTCAGCGCAAGCTGCTGCGCTCGGCGTGCGTGCCCGTACACCAATGGCGCTCGCAGGCGGCGTTCTACGCGGGCAACTCGCTGAGCACCACGTTGCCCGGCGGCCCCGTGCTGTCGGCGACGTTCATCTACCGCCAGCAGCGCAGGTGGGGCGCCAGCCCGGTGATCGCGTCATGGCAGTTGGTGATGTCGGGTGCACTGCAAGTCATCAGCCTGACGCTGCTCGGGATCGGTAGCGCCTTCTTCCTTGGCGCGAAACACAATCCGTTCTCGTTGATCTTCACCCTCGCCGGGTTCATCATGTTGATCGTGCTGGCCCAGGCCGTCGCGTCGCGGCCGGACCTGCTCGACGGTATCGGTGTGCGAGTGCTGTCGTGGGTCAACTATGTGCGCGCCAAACCGGCGGACAAAGGGCTTGCCAAGTGGCGCGAAACCCTGGCCCAGCTCGAGTCGGTGAACCTGACCAGGCGCCAGCTCGGCGTGGCGTTCGTGTGGTCGATGATGACGCTCGTCACCGGTGTGGGCACGCTGCTCTTCGCGTGCTTCGCCGCAGGCGGAAAGCCGTCGCTGCTCGGTGTCGTGGTCGCCTACGTCGCCGCCCGCGCCGTCGGATCGATCCCGCTGATGCCCGGTGGACTACTGGTGGTCGAGGCGGTGCTGGTGCCGGGCCTGGTCTCCAGCGGAATGACCTTGGCCTCAGCGATTTCCGCCATGCTCATCTATCGGATGGTCAGCTGGATCTTCATCGCCGCCATCGGCTGGGTGGTGTTCTTCTTCATGTTCCGCACCGAGGCCGAGCTCGATCCCGACGCCGAACCCGACTCGTAG